The sequence agctttggatcttactctttttttcttttctcttttttgggGATCACGTCCTAACTTGAGATGGAGAAACTGAAGGACAGAATGTAtgccacgtacatcatggtgggccaacaacCCAGCCTACTCATCAAATGGGTAAAATGTGTATcagatttaaaaaacaaaaacaaaagcaaaacaaaaaaaaataagggGGCCATGTACAAGAGCCCAAGAAAAATTCACATATCTATACTAATTACTataggatttaaaaaaaaaaaaagaaaaaaaaagaaaaagaaaaagaaaaagagaggctATTTTGAGTTGAGTTTTAGGATACAAAATCCAACATGGATACAGAAAGCTCTTTCTCCTACTCCCAGCCTGAAGGCACAATGGTAGGAGGAATGACATCTATCCCAGCAGCAACTATTGGTGGTGCCACAGCCGCGTCCCATCCATCGCCTGACACAACTGCAATTCATAACAAATTATTGGTAAAAATCAATAGAATGCAGCATAAATATATCTGGGAGTATTTTAGTCTGGCAAGAAACCAAATGGCAATTTCCCTCCCATTCATATTGAGAATTTGGGCACCAAATAGCAATTAGTTGCATTCAAAATTAGACTTGAACCAATCGTAACCACAATCGATGTTGATTCTGTTATTTCTTTCCAATACAAGTtgaatgccatccaaaccatggttCCATATATCTGATAAGAATGTATCATATCAAATGATCCATGGTGGACACAATAATGGTCGGGCCTAGGAAATGATGTGCGGTCCATATCGTATTGGTTTTCGGGAGTTGCAATACGACTCTTGAAACAGATATTCAGAATCTTGATCCAAACACAGCACAAGTCTTtcaaactttttcttttttttttttacagtggAATTAACATCATAGGTTGAAGATTTCCACAACATATTAAAGTGCAATTtatggtgtgtttggttgcactgaatatcatgaaatttcatgatattttgcaccaattagactgattaatcatgaaatttcattatgtttgatgcaaccaaacacacccgtAATCATTGTAGTTAATGAAATTACAATGGCAGTTCTGCAATAAAAGGTGGGTCAGCCCTTCTATTATCTAGTTTCCAGTTGGAATTGTTTTAATATTAACCATAAATAAGGCCctatttggttgccacttaaaaatgaattcACCTCATTTTAGTTTAAGAGCGATTATGAACTATAAAAATAATCTTGATGGCCATACGaatttatataaactatgatCTATAATACATAACTACTGTCGactaaatgagatgaaatcatttttaactggcaaccaaacagggctgATGAATTTGCATCAATTATGATTTAAAACATAACGAAAAGGTCATAATGCTTCTGACCTGCAGCTGGCGTCCAGTCAACCTCAGGCACTGCAGGAATAGAGGGAGGTGCAACCACGTCTGGAACCCACTGCGTATCACTGATCTGGCTGGGCCATTGATCGCCGGATAGCCCAAGTGCAGTTGCTGTATAATCAGGAACTCCAACAGGCTCTTCCTCCTCCTGTTCCTTGGTCTCCTCAGGCTCCCTGTAGAAGAACAAATCTACCTGCATATACCACACAGATTCAGAATCGACTGCTATTAGGAAATTCATGAGATTCTGCCAGGTGTGGTAgacttgatatatatgtattgaCCAGGCCTACCTCAACAGACACCCAAAAATCATTCTCCTAAACATTACAAGCCCTGCTATGCTGCAGGTTGTGGGGTTTCAGAATCCCGCTCTCCCAACATGTGTCAACATAGAATAGAAAGTAGATGCAAGATCCAGTCCGttgatcaggtgggacccacaatgtaTTGTGCCGTGGCGCAAAAATAGGCCAGTTTGGTGAATGTGAGCCGCATGCACTTCTTGAATACATGAACCATTGGTTTATTATTTTAGCTGTCCCTTCTTTCAGAGACGCGCCTGCCTAATGACCCAACCACCCTGTTTTTAAGCCAAGTCACACAGCAGAGCCACCCAGATGTATGGCTTGATTCCCACACATACATGCCACATTGGCAGTTCCGCAGAGGGTAGGTTTCTTAATCATTCTCTGGTGTGTATCAATTGCATTTCTCAAACAGAAACTGTAACAAAAGACTGCTGCATCTCACCATTACATCCCACTTCTGCCCAGGAAGAATAGTGCCACGCATCTGCAGAACCATCCTTGCTAGCAGCCAGAAAAGACAACCGATGCTGTGTTTCCCCTTGTTATTGGCAGGAATTCCAATATCGACATACCGCATAGGTGAATCAGTATCACAGAAAGCAATGGTTGGAATGTTTCCAAGTGCAGCTTCCTTAATAGGCTGGACACGATTACCAAAACAATAAAAACAGTCAGAAACGATTATCCTAAACACAAAATTAACATTATATGTCAAAGGGCATACCTGATGATCAGTTCTGGGATCAGTCAGGATAAGAAGACGGGGTTCACTGAATGACGTCTGAAGCTGATTTGTGAAGGTCCCCGGTGTGTGTCGCCCCGCAATTGGATGAGCGCCAGTGTATTGTGCAAATTTCAGAACAGCTCTCTGGCCATAAGGTCTGGCAGATTGAACAATGATGTCTTGTGGGTTTTCAATGGCAACAATAACTCGAGCAGCAAGTTGAAGTTTCTCCCATGTTTTACCAAGGTTTATGATAAAGATACCTGAGATCAAAAGCCAACTAAGCTGGCAAACAATCTTTTTTAATCACCaacaaaaaaattcattttttttttttttttgaaagataacttgaTTAAAAGGGGGGAGAAAAAATTCATTGATAGAGGAGAAAGCAAACAAAGATCCACCATAACAATGGATAGGAATCACCAGAACATAGAGAGGGTGGATAGGAATCCCCAGAACATAGAGATTAATCTTTGAACTTCCTCCTTGAAGAGTTTAGACAAGGGAAGAAGTGACACAAATAGTTAACAGGATAAGCTCGTTCCTAGTCTGTCAAACAAGTACCAATAGAAAGACAACTGAATAACAAGAGTGGTTAAAATGTTAACATTTTCCTTTACTCGAAAAACAACACAATACAAAGAGCTAATCTTGCCAGCTTTTTTGCCTAAGGATGGAAACATAGCAGGTTAATATGCTATGTGATAGAAGCAAAAGTGGATTCAAATTCTTATTATAAGATGTCTGAAGGAATCAGACACGACTTGCCTACTACCTGGGGTTACTGGAATCTCCTGTGGCTGTAACCCAATctgcggggcccactgtgatgtttgtgttagatccgctccatccatcccttcatctcattttaggacacaagtTCAAaacatgagggagatccaaaactcaagtgggctacaccacatgaaacattgggaattgaattcccactgttgaaaccttcttgggggaCATGGAAGTTTttgattaggctgatatttgtggtttcccttcatccaagtgagaATCGCATTATGAAAGGGTCGGGTGGTGTTCAGGGAAGAGATCCCTTCTCAACCACACACGGCAACGTCGAAAtctaaataaagaagaagaagaagatgcaaacCACAACACAGAGATTTATGTGGTTCCCTTTCGGTACGTCCATGGATTCACACCAATCAACTATGctcaaaggcaaaaaaaaaagaaaaagcgaaGCAGCACTCAATAGAATGACAGCTCTCTCTCACGACAGAATATATACTCCAAACCAAACTAGGCTTTACATAAAACTCCATGTGAAGTTACAAAGCTCGACCCATGAAAGTGCTAGCTGGATGAACAGTACATCTCTGATAATCAAGCTCCATAGATCCtaatagatggcatataaacatcatgggcATAGTGTGCCGTAATGCCGTAATGGCAATGGTGGCAATTGTTACGCGTTATAGGATCATAATGGCTGCAAAGGCCATTatggaaaaattttaaaaataaaataaaaatgaaacataACGGCCCATTACGGGGCCAATATAGCTTCTTTTTTAAAGGAAGACCATAACAACCGTTATGGTTAGTATTGAAATGGAAATGATGGTGGCTGTTACGGTCACTATTACCGTTACAAAATACCTTGATCATAggaggccctaggaaggtttcaatgtggGGTTttcaatgcccactgtttcctatggtgtggaagATTTGAGTTTCATATCTTCCTTATGCTTGGGCCATGTCCTAAACAAGAATGAATGCTTGAAAACAAAATCTCAAATGTGCCTTGAATTTCAAGCTTCATTAACTTACCACCTGCTACTATATAAAAAATGTCTATGACACATGCACCCACTCACTCTTAAATTCTCCAAGATTTCCTTGAAGAGCCCGTTTAAGTACTCATGGCAAAACAACAAACTGGCTGACCATTgaccaataatgaagattaaCCCTTTTCAAttcagaaaaaaaattaaaaattaaaaatcattaAATTAGACATCTTTGAATACTGTTGAAAGACTATAAAACAGCATTATCAACAAAACCTAACACCATTGAAAGTAGTCCAACTGTAAAAATGCAACTACAATTCTAGAGCATGAACAAAGATGATAGTCTCCTAACATTTACAAGAAAACTCAAGATACTGCCCGTGACCTGAAGGATCACACTCAGGCTGGCCCAAACCAACCCGCGAAATGCTGCCCACTAATGTTTTATAAGTTGGCACCACTGGGTTTTCTTGCCAGAACTTGAAGCATATCGGAGCCCAGGCCACAGGTCCATCCTAAAACTCAAGCCTGGCTCCAATCAATAGGCCTTGAAACCCATCCAGAACCCTGGTCCAACGATGGCTAGATTCTGGACAGGGTGGGCCAGTTTGAATAAATGGGTCCCATGAAACAACAATAACAGCTGTTCAAACAAAATCACATGGGAAAACAAAAATCCGAAGCCTTCTATTTCGTTGTTATCAACCGTATAATTAGGATTGCCTTGTTGATTTTCACGCCACAGTCTacccacggtgggacccatcagatcaacagtcctgATAACGaaagggtgggccctactcataAAAACTCACTGGTTGAAGATTATATAGTTCCTCACCACATGACAGTAGGGTCAATCTATAatttccatccattttccttTCGATCACACATCAACCGTTCGTTTCGCGGAACTGAACTGAACTAAGCAAAGAAGCACGGAAATTCTAAAAGGACAAGAAACAAcgaattgcagagagagagagagagagagagagagagagagagagagagagagagagagtgtgtccTGACCATCGGTTCTTCTTTTGAAGACGTAGCGATCCATCTGGAAATCGCAGTTCTTGGTGCCCAGATGCACGTCCGCCGCGAGCATCATCTGTATATCCGCCTCTTTCTGCGACAATCCCTTCtcagccatctctctctctctctctctctctctcaaaccctagATGCGAAGCTCCTTCCTCAAAAACAAGCCGGGAATCCCTTTCTTCCTCTGCTCTGCTGCTGCGTATATGCTGAAGTGAAAGAAAGGGGGAGGGTTTCTTTTGGGGTTAAAAACCCTAGCTTTCAACGTGGAATTGACCAAAACCGTCCAGGGCTTGAGTAGCCGGCGGTCCAATCTAGGCCCGGCCCCGACAGAAAATTTCGTTGGGCCTAGGTCAAGCTAGACCCTGcccaaatattttttttaaaaaaaaatcttggcTTACACCTTCCCATCTCGAACATTTCCCCAGTAGCTACCATCAACTGTATTTCtttgtcagatcaacggtttggatcaccaaacgtGGCCCCATATCTTACCCTATTCTGCATAAGTGAATGTTTAACTTGTGGACAGGACAGGTGCATCCATCCATGTATTAGTTCTTATGGGGTGAGCTCCATAATCAAACAATCCCAGTCAATCATTTCTACTACTGAATTTGTTACCTTTCAATCAGAGCTACTTCTATAGCCATCCATCTTTTACCTCAACCATAGTGTTTAGGATCATCCGACACATTCATgcaggtcccaccagatgagtggcTGGGGACACGGAACGACCTACAAGTGAAATTGGTACATATGATGGTCCACTCAACAAAACCACAAGGGGACCCATGCACTTGGGGCCCGCATTTCATCTGGTGAATGAAAATGTGTGATAATCATACAAAGTTCCACAAGAATTGCTTGCTGGCCCTTTTGTTCCAGCCAGCACGCTATACAAGTAGGGCCCGTTGTGGACTGAGTGCAATCAAAAATCCACATTGACCGGATGATTAGCAACCTATGATTTGACCTACTGAATCTCTATTCGAACCATTTTCTTTCCAGCTTCCACTTCCATGGCCACCAATTAGCCTGCAACGATCAATATGATCCATGCCCCACCTACAACAGGGAACACAATTTAGACAGTTGGGCGGATGTATATATGTCGTGTGTGGTTCATCGGAGCTTGGGTGGGCCAGACCAGGCCAGACGCAGTAACTCTCCAGGCATAGCCCAGCATGATCTACGCTTGGAGCCTGTCCTGTAAGGACCCCACTCTATAACAAGGCTAAATCAAATTATAGACAGACAGCACCCAGGCTCCAACATTAGGGCCCCAACTGTCCCACAAGAGTCCACACCAAGTCACCTATGGCTGTCACAGACCGCTCCTGAATTTTCAGCCCGACAGCCACCAGCAGGCGATACTAGTAAAGAGTACATCACTAGAATAGCAGAagagaaactaaaaataaaaattggcccAGTCCATTTGGGTCGAAGATCCGCTAAAATCGATTTTGGTGGAACCCATGCCCTCCACATTGGATTTGATGTAATAAAGGGGCGTTTTCCTCTGCATAATTGTAATTTACATAGttttacaaggaaaaaaaaaaaaagcctggcAAATCCAACATGGAGGGCATGGGGGCCCCAAGATTGCCAAGAACGGTTGATCCCTATTTTGACCCAACAAGGCCCTAATCCTAAGAATGCATTTACCAAGTAACAACTGCCACAAGTATATCTTCCAAATTCAAAACACAACAACAAGAAGCTTGCAGTCTCAAACATTACAAGAATGATCAGATAGCTGATATCCTGCATAGGACTTCAAATCAATCCATAATGCACCACCTCACTAGCAACTGTCACCATActggaagaaaaaaaatgaaaaatcagcTGAGAATGGGGAATATGCGAGTTATGTGGTCTAACGGGATGCTGTCTGCAGTGTTTTTCTTGAGCTCCGGCTGGTTGAATTCGTTGCGAGGAAGCACAATGAGCTGGCCCCGGCCATGGCCCTTCTCCAGGGCCCACCCGCAGTTGGCCACCTGGTGCTCCAGAAACTTGTCCAAAGAGAGGCCCTCGATGTTGATCGCCTGTTACATGCGCACAAGTCGGATGTTTACAATGGTACCATACAAAAATAACTGGAAGGTACACCATTTCTGTACCCTCCAGTAGTTGTACAGGTGGTGCTAACCTTCTGGTACCTGAGCTCTTCTTCTGGCAAACCCCATCATGGGATTAGGCCATACCCCACTGTCCCCCACTGTCAGATTATCTCAGCAATCTAATTGGTGGCTTGGAAATGGAAACATACAGATGATAGGGgcccaattggatggttaagatcatctgatgGCACCTCGGTCATCTCCAATCTACCCAGGGCCCACTAAGTCAATGGTTTTGACCACCAAAATGCAGGCCCCTAAAGTTTTGTTGGGCAACAAATTGCTCAGTCAAATGTTGTACATTCCTACCTAACTCCAACACAGGGCAGTGATCATAGACTGCAGGAAAAACCAATGCAGAGGCTGATTGTGCATATGTAGTGAGGAGATTGCTAGTGTTGGTTTGTTTCACGACACAACCCCGAGGCCTGTTTGTAAATGCCGTTTTGATCAAAACGCCTGTTCATGttatgcgtttggatgcacttttcaAAACCCCGCCTCATCTCCAGCTCAAAAAAATAGGCACTAAAACGCTGACTCTGCAAAAACCAAAATTGCAGGCTTGCAACCACCTTTGGAGGAAGTGCATCCAAATGAGCCCCTTGTGAAGCAGACACAGTCAGGCAAGTTTATCGAGACTGCTCCAGGCAAAAGTTTGTAGAGAACCATTCAGGTTCTCAGTTTGtagaagtggaccacatggtttaATGACAGAAACTGTTGAATAATGGGTCCCATTCTGAGtggaccatgcaccaaaaatctccccaGTGGAAAATTCCTAACTTTTCAAGAGGCTCCCATCAAATGGACaggaaagaaaataaagcaaCACATTCTAATATTAAGGGCTCTATATTCTTAACCAAGAATCTCCCAATCTGGGTGGAGCATGGGCAATCCAGTGAGGCCCATGCACAAACTGAAAACtgaacatggaccccacttgtacataCTGTACAACTCTGGACCAGAGCATTGTAATAATAAGTCTCAGAGAAAATTGTTTGAATgatgggagaaaaaaaaaaggccagatTACGCTGtgcataaaatttaaaaattaaaattaaaaataatatatatatatataataaaaaaacaaatttaaCACAAAAtcttttagggtctgtttggatgcttCTTCATTCAATTCATTTATAGAGGAAATGAACATAATGTGAATAGGACTCATTTATTTGATGATGCCAGCCAACCCCTTGATCGCAATTCCATTTCTTTCAAGTTGGAAGAGAATAGTTACTAATTGCAATTTGGGGCTAGTGGGGCTGGCAACACTATTATCATTTACcatttattgaattgaattattgcaattcaatctgATTTACCATCCAAAAAGCAGCCTTATGCCTGAAGGGCATGGCCAGTATTTGGCACCCTCTTTCATGGAAAAACCTCAGGTATTCTTTAGCCTGAGGACGTGTAAAGACAGGGCTACATGGTGTTGAGAATGTGCCAAAAAACAATTACTTTAAGTTGGAATTGAAAGGAACACCACTGCATTTTAAAACTACCTACTCATTATAAATACTCTAAAACATCATCAAATCAACTCAGTTAAGCATCCAAACACGGTAAGTTTGAAAGCATAGCAATTTCAGTACTAAACCACATCCCTCACAAATTAGAAGAGTAAAGGAGAGAAAATCAAAAGCTTACCTCAGCAAGGACAGGTCGCGGAACCTTCTGATAAGTCAGTGAAAGGACATGAATTGCATGAGCTTGGATTGCTTGCTCAAAACCTGCATTTGCTCTTTCGCGCAAGTTAGAATAACCAGCAAGGCGACGACCAAAACAGACCTGATTTATCCAAAATGTCCAAGATACTATATTTTTTCAGATTAATAGAGAGAAACGAGGTGTACATTTTGATGGGGTGTATCAATGAATTGAACTCGAAACACAAGGATCCAATTCCATCCTAATTATTGATGAACAATTTCACCTCTAGATGAGATCCAATATGTCACCAATAGATCCAATCACCGCAAGTAATTAAGAAACAACAGGAAATAACAATAACTTTGTGGAGTTGCTCCAGAAAAGGCCCAAGGAGTCACAACAAGGGCTTTTTAGAAAAATCGCTCTTCTAGGGATTTGAATCCCATTActcttcagaaaaaaaaaaagaagaagggattTGAATCCCATTGCtggaaacaagaaaatctaatttGATTCATTCGAAATTCAATTAATCTCTAAAACAACTTCCATACATATGGCTACATTTATATACATATGCCTACTTGAATCTGATGCTCGAATGCCTTGGAAGGTTGTGGAGGAGCCTACATGATGATATTTCCTTTGATTCTCTCTTTTAATTTCGTCTCCAGGAATGATTCATTAGTAAACTTTTAATTGTTCCTTTCTTTCCAGATTTCCCAACATAATGCAAAGGGCAGCAACCACCAAAGCAGCTTACTCTTTCTTGGATCACTTCCCCAACTACAAAGGAGCTCTCCAATCTTTTCTCCAAATGTTCAAGATATCCTGAACATGTTTGGGAAGGAGCGTCATATTGAACTAGCCATGTGACAAcggtgaaaaagatgatgaattGATTTGATTCCCCCATTTTGCACATCACGCATGCACAAGGGTGAATCCCCTACTCTTTAAATGACCAAGGGTAAGAATTTTATCCCGCACCACCAACCATGCAAATGCAGCACAGTATCCCAAACCAAGGTAGAGACAGAAGAGTGATCTTCATTATATACACAACACATACGTGATGGGGCACACCTGATAAATGGCTCAGATCTTGTTCACAAAGTGGCATGCATGTCGTGAGTAGGATAACATCCCACTCTTGTATGTAGCCTTCATTCCTCTTTTGGAAATGGAGTGGCAAAAATGGTGCCCGTCCCAACAATGAACGATCACTATCATGCGCCTCACACTTCTCACAACTTCGTGGTGGACATGAGAAACAAACAACCAAACCAACCTTGAGAACTCGGTGATGCAAATCCAAACACTTTATAAAAAGTGTATCCACATAAAA is a genomic window of Magnolia sinica isolate HGM2019 chromosome 15, MsV1, whole genome shotgun sequence containing:
- the LOC131228181 gene encoding small ribosomal subunit protein uS2-like isoform X2, which codes for MLSWLLISGIFIINLGKTWEKLQLAARVIVAIENPQDIIVQSARPYGQRAVLKFAQYTGAHPIAGRHTPGTFTNQLQTSFSEPRLLILTDPRTDHQPIKEAALGNIPTIAFCDTDSPMRYVDIGIPANNKGKHSIGCLFWLLARMVLQMRGTILPGQKWDVMVDLFFYREPEETKEQEEEEPVGVPDYTATALGLSGDQWPSQISDTQWVPDVVAPPSIPAVPEVDWTPAAVVSGDGWDAAVAPPIVAAGIDVIPPTIVPSGWE
- the LOC131228181 gene encoding small ribosomal subunit protein uS2-like isoform X1, whose product is MAEKGLSQKEADIQMMLAADVHLGTKNCDFQMDRYVFKRRTDGIFIINLGKTWEKLQLAARVIVAIENPQDIIVQSARPYGQRAVLKFAQYTGAHPIAGRHTPGTFTNQLQTSFSEPRLLILTDPRTDHQPIKEAALGNIPTIAFCDTDSPMRYVDIGIPANNKGKHSIGCLFWLLARMVLQMRGTILPGQKWDVMVDLFFYREPEETKEQEEEEPVGVPDYTATALGLSGDQWPSQISDTQWVPDVVAPPSIPAVPEVDWTPAAVVSGDGWDAAVAPPIVAAGIDVIPPTIVPSGWE